Proteins from a genomic interval of Drosophila melanogaster chromosome 2R:
- the CG10321 gene encoding uncharacterized protein, isoform B, whose amino-acid sequence MDRKKVLELDKICRLCISERKEMRPLFSEKVPEMLMDCTSVRVEPTEGWPDKICVQCVHAVSRNHAFKTLVERSDKELREYIRGLTVALVMEEQQQQEAANAKQQLQLERKQQRQLQKQQKILEEQLQQQIVQQQQHQPPAKPKLKPLLRKGSRQQKQRHLEAAPAPQSVPQPAPQPQMQLMQEHAPQQPTMQQQIQQIHMPTLQPAPAQLLSAAGATTTMPQQILLPNGQLITTAQIVAPQLAQIISTAPQSTTNGQATAAQSQFLPQLLQTPNGQTLQIVQQPNGTQTLQLVQLVPQRSLAPTGVTTVTTTTNATDMGQHVGASLGDADVQLLEDGCEVEDEELEDVYEQLDSKADHSFETIVLDDDQQQDFLKDHHEHHQVMINEDLTQSESQDHEYFDDLDQQQAMDEIEDEEEQMKPEEDQDTFIIEEIQLEDDEMLDDPDGEEIDQDCEYIGEEQDPHLSGDVDDDLEYSIMEPPDGETSVDIDQAFMDSEQSHHQQHQEEMQSISLENAVVEFSQATTTTEALVGPTMTVSSASPTPKRAKRSNHQIPAGVTLEPCDHQPPAAGSTTSSKLAAANSRQLVQTASVIAAAGADDNYEIDANLVTEFIRQHTSPLGSGRYICHLCSTEFRQFKGLQNHMHSHTNWIRANCKKQPQCQICLKSFKGPGMLRMHMKTHDAESSTPMCTICNRTFKSKAILYRHRQTHQQRAYCCGVANCRKNFSSAVNLKWHVERKHPEVVDPLFKCGECGSLYDNVDSLQLHVESTDHSAEVQISGQDDAFSGAVSIVSNGTTDMSNMMATGQGTTLAGGTGDTHAVVMGSSGEVYFVTQAXPAEFAAAGAPGNGECLLGI is encoded by the coding sequence ATGGATCGCAAGAAGGTCCTGGAGCTTGACAAGATCTGCCGCCTGTGCATCTCGGAGCGCAAGGAGATGCGCCCGCTGTTCAGCGAAAAGGTGCCCGAAATGCTGATGGACTGTACCAGCGTGCGGGTGGAGCCCACGGAGGGCTGGCCGGACAAGATCTGCGTGCAGTGCGTCCACGCCGTAAGCCGGAATCACGCCTTCAAGACGCTCGTCGAGCGCAGCGACAAGGAGCTGCGCGAGTATATCCGCGGTCTTACCGTGGCACTGGTaatggaggagcagcagcagcaggaggcggCAAACGCTAAGCAGCAGCTTCAGCTGGAGCGGAAGCAACAGCGACAGCTGCAGAAGCAACAGAAAATCCTCGAGGAGCAACTCCAGCAGCAGATagtccagcagcaacagcatcagccTCCTGCCAAACCAAAACTGAAGCCGCTGCTCCGCAAGGGCTCCCGCCAGCAGAAGCAGAGGCATTTGGAGGCCGCACCAGCACCACAGTCAGTCCCGCAGCCCGCCCCTCAGCCACAGATGCAATTAATGCAGGAACATGCGCCGCAACAGCCCACTATGCAGCAGCAGATCCAGCAGATTCATATGCCCACACTTCAGCCTGCTCCCGCCCAGCTACTGTCCGCTGCCGGTGCCACCACGACTATGCCGCAGCAGATCCTGTTGCCCAACGGCCAATTGATAACGACTGCTCAGATTGTAGCGCCGCAGTTGGCGCAGATCATCAGCACAGCGCCGCAGTCAACGACTAATGGTCAGGCCACCGCTGCGCAATCGCAATTCCTGCCACAGCTTCTACAGACGCCGAACGGACAGACGTTGCAGATTGTTCAGCAGCCCAATGGCACGCAGACCCTGCAGCTGGTTCAACTTGTGCCGCAACGCAGTTTGGCTCCGACCGGAGTCACGACAGTGACCACAACTACCAACGCCACGGATATGGGTCAGCATGTAGGCGCTTCTCTCGGTGATGCCGACGTGCAGTTGCTGGAGGACGGCTGTGAGGTGGAAGACGAGGAACTGGAAGATGTGTACGAGCAACTGGATAGCAAGGCAGATCACAGCTTTGAGACTATTGTACTGGACGACGATCAGCAGCAGGACTTCCTAAAGGACCACCACGAGCACCACCAAGTAATGATCAACGAGGATCTCACGCAGAGTGAAAGCCAAGACCATGAGTACTTCGACGATTTGGACCAACAGCAAGCAATGGACGAGATAGAAGACGAGGAGGAGCAAATGAAGCCCGAAGAGGACCAGGATACGTTCATAATCGAGGAGATTCAGCTGGAGGATGACGAGATGCTCGATGATCCGGATGGGGAGGAAATCGACCAGGATTGTGAGTACATCGGTGAGGAACAGGATCCGCATTTGTCCGGCGACGTAGACGACGATCTGGAGTATTCCATTATGGAGCCGCCGGATGGCGAGACAAGTGTGGACATTGACCAGGCATTCATGGATTCTGAGCAGtcgcatcatcagcagcaccaAGAAGAGATGCAGAGCATATCACTGGAGAACGCTGTTGTAGAGTTCAGCCAGGCCACAACTACAACGGAAGCCCTGGTGGGTCCCACTATGACCGTCAGCTCGGCCAGTCCGACGCCAAAGCGAGCCAAGCGAAGTAACCACCAAATTCCAGCCGGTGTGACTCTGGAACCCTGCGACCACCAACCACCTGCCGCTGGATCAACGACCAGCAGCAAGCTGGCCGCAGCCAACTCTCGCCAGTTGGTGCAGACGGCCAGCGTGATTGCAGCCGCCGGTGCGGACGACAACTACGAAATAGATGCTAATCTGGTAACTGAGTTCATACGACAGCACACCTCGCCTCTGGGATCTGGGAGATACATTTGTCACCTGTGCAGCACCGAGTTCCGGCAGTTCAAGGGCCTGCAGAACCACATGCACTCCCACACCAACTGGATACGGGCCAATTGCAAGAAACAGCCGCAGTGCCAGATCTGCCTAAAGAGCTTTAAGGGCCCAGGAATGCTGCGGATGCACATGAAGACGCACGACGCTGAATCCAGCACACCGATGTGCACCATTTGCAATCGAACCTTCAAGTCCAAGGCGATCTTGTACAGGCACAGACAGACGCACCAGCAGAGAGCGTATTGCTGCGGCGTGGCCAACTGCCGAAAGAACTTCTCGTCCGCGGTGAACCTCAAGTGGCACGTAGAACGCAAGCATCCGGAGGTTGTGGATCCGCTGTTCAAGTGCGGCGAGTGCGGATCTTTGTACGACAACGTGGACTCACTGCAGCTGCATGTGGAGAGCACGGATCACAGTGCAGAGGTGCAGATCAGTGGCCAGGACGATGCTTTCAGCGGGGCGGTAAGCATCGTCAGCAACGGCACCACCGACATGTCGAACATGATGGCAACCGGCCAGGGTACGACTTTGGCCGGCGGCACGGGCGATACCCACGCCGTGGTCATGGGCTCATCCGGCGAGGTGTACTTCGTGACGCAGGCGTAGCCAGCGGAGTTTGCCGCAGCGGGCGCTCCTGGAAACGGCGAGTGCCTGCTCGGCATTTAG
- the CG15674 gene encoding uncharacterized protein, isoform B — protein sequence MKAIIIGCLAVLVTLGAALDEHPHFCIKTDPLLLSEIDRHVVIPSEEDLQCHIKATTLTQNEKANLVDTLCADHGSTTIRRDNHHFFRLRNGELTGRGVQTEVCANGGDSVLAWIPYHTVLKNYAAELNPKERLTYIAKATNVEREKTELCHFRHTDLVNAVSDNLFTCVVMIFGDNFYGLEDNINVLVELEPLAYQLRNITYLPWRNVTNSYKMHLGDSVLRNPSGERKPIYGSLNYDFVEKILVNMSSVYQHRKLSRLPLLFEHRSSVLELDLYGMGGLDVAEKAYFGRSMDPRSEVKVQVIGQWVDQHREFDADIYEYYGHGLRRYKETLTGARLTFIRIDYTEPVFMAPESSNLAKASLFREPKVGQIREDPSGNYTEWENAQEEDYDEEGPGFYCWFVITCLLLALAIILGIYIVVSAHNRRTKKRHMYEVANTNVPPPA from the exons ATGAAAGCCATCATCATCGGATGCCTGGCCGTGCTGGTGACACTGGGTGCGGCCCTCGATGAACATCCTCATTTCTGCATTAAGACAGATCCCCTCCTTCTGTCGGAGATCGATCGACATGTGGTCATCCCCAGCGAGGAGGACCTACAGTGCCATATTAAGGCCACCACGTTGACCCAAAACGAGAAG GCAAACCTCGTGGACACCCTGTGCGCAGATCATGGCTCCACCACAATCAGGCGAGATAACCATCACTTTTTTAGGCTGCGCAACGGAGAACTGACTGGAAGGGGAGTTCAGACGGAGGTGTGCGCCAACGGAGGTGATTCGGTCCTGGCCTGGATTCCCTACCACACCGTGCTCAAGAACTATGCGGCCGAGCTGAATCCCAAGGAGCGACTGACATACATTGCCAAGGCCACGAACGTGGAGCGGGAGAAGACAGAGCTCTGTCACTTCCGACACACGGATCTTGTCAATGCGGTGTCCGACAATCTGTTCACCTGTGTGGTCATGATTTTTGGCGATAACTTT TATGGTCTTGAGGATAACATTAACGTACTGGTGGAACTGGAACCTTTGGCATACCAGCTGAGGAACATTACTTACCTGCCGTGGCGCAATGTGACTAACAGCTACAAGATGCACCTGGGTGACAGTGTGCTCCGAAATCCCAGTGGCGAACGTAAGCCCATTTACGGTAGCCTGAACTACGATTTTGTGGAGAAGATCCTTGTGAACATGTCCAGTGTGTACCAGCATAGGAAGCTATCCAGGCTGCCTCTGCTCTTCGAGCACCGGTCCTCTGTTCTCGAGTTGGACTTGTATGGTATGGGTGGCCTGGATGTTGCGGAAAAAGCCTATTTCGGACGAAGCATGGACCCCAGGAGCGAGGTGAAGGTGCAGGTGATTGGTCAATGGGTAGACCAGCATCGGGAGTTCGACGCCGACATATACGAGTACTATGGCCATGGGCTGAGACGCTATAAGGAAACTCTGACCGGGGCCCGGCTCACCTTCATCCGAATAGATTATACGGAGCCGGTTTTCATGGCTCCGGAGTCTAGCAACCTGGCCAAGGCCTCGCTTTTCCGAGAGCCGAAGGTTGGCCAGATAAGGGAGGATCCATCGGGCAACTATACCGAGTGGGAGAACGCACAGGAAGAGGATTACGATGAGGAAGGTCCAGGATTCTACTGCTGGTTTGTGATTACTTGTCTGCTTTTGGCCCTCGCTATTATCCTGGGCATATACATTGTAGTAAGCGCTCACAACAGGAGAACCAAGAAGCGCCACATGTACGAAGTGGCCAACACGAATGTGCCTCCACCCGCCTAA
- the mahj gene encoding mahjong, isoform A yields the protein MSEGSGSENAAAAEAAAEAEAATEAALMAEAVAVAYQSDEEEQPEAEDMPEQAGDNQEEDAAEQQDGGEPEADEDADADDAMSVENAENESDSGGNAEETAAADRRQATKKELTQIIDKWEQQQTQNGYDPVPTLRSLAEIFEREKDVYRRKDPDPLDSRHPYRADPSCQYGLLLKLLFRKDTFMGKLLNDYLRENYFSRQNVSRSSLELNILACRLILEIMPGMETSAVFQTAEGDGTINRIYSWAEDSIEPLQSYATGLLAEAMEVSDIAINFRDLNIRLVPKMIKRLHMLLAISKSATSDVNTSMHNLSADSSTAGMLSWVACASNASAPQSPQHNGSGLGASSSQHGDASNMSILFENSRDAFSVSRYYKRMYIPLHPATADTSQMLIMRFLTSLGEYQEFLAMAFENNVMQLIFGYLENLDRRDTCLAYEVLKYLASLLCHKKFALEFISHGGLELLLKVPRPSLATTGVSIAIYYLAYCEDAMERICSMQRPLISELVRYALWILGRCHDSSKCHATMFFSLSFQFKVILDEFDAQDGLRKLYNVISVLKILDPSHNDSDNDSDFNEDVECASRQMVRHVCVALKRYMEAHFFYKYNSFLCQTNAASPAPSSAHYFNQNPTVAAKLTFDQLNDQIRTLQEHTSIRAHWQPVDQLMKLGGITMLLRIIAFSYDWVNSGRSETVRSALDVLSVCCIIPRVYVVLCERLLMLDKTTTSGFCSVLGAAAGEISSDAEVIKSALAVLCHCVCSPIIRKDSGTSLIKFGTSSRKNKANHKYAEELIERVWESVCSNNGIVVLLSLMQTKGPITDADCIRGMACRALAGLARSDRVRQIVSKLPLFASGQLQTLMRDPILQEKRAEHVIFQKYALELLERVSGKTKPLNNPLDPSLSNMHKANVIAQTRIQYNKQQLYQLIFEHLESNGLSQTAQMLQREVGLPLQTPTTRSFHQSPFDYKSLPSGSSSLSRNRLRSRMQDVNAAIMGNGDLNRSFGEDSSPAGAGGSNAGDGVSIPNFSSLNTTQTPIKIRRTDRSSVSRSIQKQAMEPGGMSVGLAEDGQLHPKRITLNTIVTEYLTNQHSLCNNPVTTCPQFDLYEPHKCPDPKPSRLLSSNYNLTSRHARTQAGFNTSRFDRRYVHTHFSPWRSIRSADYEDLEFTCCDLAGKYIIVGTQQGDGRVFNMNDGVEQFFSNCHNFSVDAIKANRAGDLVITSSFWRTPTSILWSIADDEFKLKLRLPDVTYCEFSQTVQDRLLGTQNECATLFDINTGSKVASFTPTIPNLYTKNRATLCRTDELILSDGVLWDVRSGKEIHKFDKFNQCISGVFHPNCLEIIANTEVWDLRTFHLLQTVPVLDQRNCTFSPMHVIYGASLGADRDHDMETTTYDTSFNVLDAYDYSSIATIDVKRNINDLSVSANGSLIAVVEDYSGYESKQETYVKIYAVGVKKSERSEEEDDEEVPESDEDGSDTGSENTFAIGQNLLGFPLLRNLHGSDNDDEDLDEDDDDGEPLDSDDDSDDDDGSDNGDDDGDFDVLEYFDRSSSDD from the exons ATGTCTGAGGGCAGCGGAAGCGAGAATGCGGCCGCAGCAGAGGCTGCGGCCGAGGCAGAGGCCGCGACTGAAGCGGCACTGATGGCTGAAGCTGTGGCTGTGGCCTACCAGAgcgacgaggaggagcagccagAAGCCGAGGATATGCCGGAGCAGGCTGGCGATAACCAGGAAGAGGACGCCGCTGAACAACAGGATGGGGGGGAACCAGAGGCCGACGAAGACGCTGATGCTGACGACGCCATGAGCgtggaaaatgcggaaaacgAAAGCGATAGCGGTGGAAACGCCGAGGAAACCGCTGCCGCCGACCGTCGCCAAGCCACCAAGAAGGAGCTCACCCAGATTATCGACAAGTGGGAGCAACAGCAGACCCAAAATGGATACGATCCAGTGCCCACTCTCAGGAG CCTTGCGGAGATCTTTGAGCGTGAGAAGGACGTGTATCGGCGCAAGGATCCGGATCCCTTGGACTCACGACATCCATATAGAGCCGATCCCAGCTGCCAGTACGGATTGCTACTCAAGCTGCTCTTTCGGAAGGATACCTTCATGGGCAAA CTCCTCAACGATTACCTGCGAGAGAACTATTTCAGTCGCCAGAATGTCAGTCGCAGTTCTCTAGAACTAAACATCTTGGCCTGCCGCCTCATTCTGGAGATAATGCCAGGAATGGAGACCTCTGCAGTATTTCAGACCGCCGAAGGCGATGGAACCATCAATCGCATCTACTCTTGGGCAGAGGACAGCATTGAACCGCTTCAGAGCTATGCCACCGGGCTTTTAGCCGAAGCGATGGAAGTGAGCGACATAGCCATAAACTTTCGCGATCTTAATATTCGATTGGTGCCAAAGATGATCAAGCGTCTGCACATGCTCCTGGCGATCAGCAAGAGCGCCACTTCAGATGTCAATACGTCGATGCACAATCTGTCGGCTGACAGCAGCACGGCGGGCATGCTTAGCTGGGTGGCCTGCGCCAGTAATGCATCGGCTCCTCAATCGCCGCAGCACAATGGCAGTGGGCTGGGAGCAAGTTCCTCGCAGCATGGAGACGCCTCTAATATGTCCATTCTGTTCGAGAACAGCAGAGATGCCTTTTCCGTATCTCGCTATTACAAACGGATGTACATTCCTTTGCACCCGGCCACAGCAGATACCAGCCAAATGTTAATCATGCGCTTCCTGACCAGCCTGGGCGAATATCAAGAGTTCCTAGCCATGGCTTTCGAAAACAATGTGATGCAGCTAATTTTTGGCTACCTGGAGAACTTGGATCGCCGGGACACCTGCTTGGCCTACGAAGTTTTGAAGTATCTGGCTTCCCTTCTTTGCCACAAGAAGTTTGCTTTAGAGTTCATTTCACACGGTGGACTGGAG CTTTTGTTAAAAGTGCCCCGCCCCAGTTTGGCGACTACTGGTGTGTCCATCGCCATCTACTACTTAGCATACTGTGAAGACGCCATGGAACGCATATGCAGTATGCAAAGACCACTTATTTCAGAACTAGTTCGCTACGCGCTTTGGATTCTGGGTCGTTGCCACGACTCCTCAAAGTGCCATGCCACCATGTTCTTCAGTCTGAGCTTCCAATTTAAGGTCATATTGGATGAGTTTGATGCTCAGGATGGTTTAAGAAAGCTGTACAATGTC ATTTCCGTACTAAAAATTCTTGATCCGAGCCACAACGACAGCGATAATGACTCTGATTTCAACGAAGACGTAGAATGTGCTTCCCGACAAATGGTGCGCCACGTCTGCGTAGCCCTCAAGCGCTATATGGAGGCGCACTTCTTCTACAAGTACAACAGCTTTCTGTGCCAAACAAATGCGGCATCCCCGGCACCGTCATCAGCCCACTATTTCAATCAGAATCCCACGGTTGCTGCCAAACTGACCTTTGACCAATTGAACGACCAGATTCGCACGCTCCAGGAGCACACTTCTATCCGGGCGCACTGGCAACCCGTGGATCAGCTAATGAAGCTTGGTGGAATCACCATGCTACTCAGGATCATCGCCTTCAGTTACGATTGGGTGAACAGTGGACGCTCCGAGACGGTGCGCTCGGCTCTGGACGTGCTCAGCGTATGCTGTATTATCCCAAGAGTTTATGTTGTGCTCTGCGAGCGCCTGCTGATGCTAGACAAGACAACTACCTCCGGATTTTGCTCGGTTCTGGGCGCTGCTGCAGGAGAGATTAGCTCGGATGCAGAGGTTATCAAATCGGCGTTAGCGGTGCTGTGCCATTGTGTTTGCTCTCCGATCATTCGCAAGGACAGCGGCACCAGCCTGATTAAGTTTGGAACGTCCTCCAGGAAGAACAAGGCCAACCATAAGTACGCCGAAGAGCTGATTGAACGTGTGTGGGAGTCCGTGTGCTCCAACAATGGCATTGTGGTCTTGCTATCGCTGATGCAGACCAAAGGACCCATTACGGATGCGGACTGTATACGTGGAATGGCCTGTAGGGCCTTGGCGGGACTTGCTCGCTCCGATCGGGTCAGGCAGATCGTCAGCAAGCTTCCACTCTTTGCCAGCGGACAACTCCAGACGCTGATGCGGGATCCCATACTCCAGGAGAAGCGCGCGGAACATGTAATCTTCCAAAAGTACGCATTGGAGTTGCTAGAACGAGTGTCGGGTAAGACGAAACCGCTAAATAATCCTTTGGATCCATCGCTGTCCAACATGCACAAGGCCAATGTAATCGCCCAGACACGCATCCAGTATAACAAGCAGCAGCTGTATCAGCTTATCTTCGAGCACCTGGAAAGCAACGGTCTCTCCCAGACAGCCCAAATGCTGCAACGGGAGGTGGGTCTTCCGCTACAGACTCCCACTACGCGCAGTTTTCATCAATCACCTTTCGACTACAAAAGTCTTCCCAGTGGTAGTAGCTCGCTGTCTAGAAATCGTCTGCGAAGCCGCATGCAAGATGTGAACGCAGCGATAATGGGCAATGGAGACTTAAACAGAAGTTTTGGTGAGGACTCCTCGCCGGCAGGAGCCGGTGGTAGCAATGCGGGAGATGGAGTCAGCATACCAAATTTTAGCTCCCTTAACACAACGCAGACGCCCATAAAAATAAGGAGGACGGATAGAAGTTCAGTTAGCCGCTCTATCCAGAAGCAGGCAATGGAGCCTGGTGGCATGTCAGTTGGTCTTGCCGAAGATGGTCAACTGCATCCCAAGAGGATCACCCTAAATACCATCGTAACGGAATACCTCACCAACCAGCACTCGCTGTGCAATAATCCGGTGACAACCTGCCCGCAGTTTGATTTGTACGAGCCGCACAAGTGTCCAGATCCGAAGCCCAGCCGATTGCTAAGCTCGAACTACAACCTGACTAGTCGGCATGCTCGAACCCAAGCCGGATTTAATACCAGTCGCTTTGACCGTCGCTATGTGCACACGCACTTTTCACCATGGCGTAGCATTCGATCGGCGGACTACGAGGACCTAGAGTTCACCTGTTGCGATTTGGCGGGTAAATACATCATTGTGGGCACGCAGCAGGGCGACGGACGAGTGTTCAACATGAACGATGGCGTGGAGCAGTTCTTCTCCAACTGTCACAACTTTAGCGTTGATGCTATTAAGGCTAATAGAGCCGGAGACTTGGTCATCACATCTAGCTTCTGGCGCACACCCACCAGCATTCTATGGTCTATTGCGGACGATGAGTTCAAGCTAAAGTTGCGACTTCCCGATGTCACGTACTGTGAGTTCAGTCAAACGGTGCAGGATCGTTTGTTGGGCACCCAGAATGAG TGCGCCACGCTCTTTGACATAAACACTGGTTCCAAGGTGGCCTCGTTTACGCCAACCATACCTAATCTCTACACCAAAAACAGAGCAACTCTTTGCCGAACCGATGAGCTGATTTTGTCGG ATGGCGTTCTATGGGATGTGCGTTCCGGAAAGGAGATCCACAAGTTCGACAAGTTTAATCAGTGCATATCAGGCGTCTTCCATCCCAACTGTCTGGAG ATCATTGCCAATACCGAGGTGTGGGACTTGCGCACCTTTCATTTGCTGCAGACAGTGCCGGTGCTAGACCAGCGTAACTGCACCTTCTCCCCGATGCATGTAATCTACGGTGCTAGCTTGGGGGCTGATAGGGACCATGACATGGAGACGACCACCTACGACACCAGTTTCAACGTTCTGGACGCCTACGACTACTCGAGCATTGCGACCATTGACGTTAAACGCAACATAAACGATCTGAGCGTCAGCGCCAACGGGAGTCTGATCGCCGTGGTCGAAGACTACAGTGGCTACGAGTCCAAACAGGAGACCTACGTGAAGATCTACGCTGTGGGCGTTAAAAAGAGCGAGCGCTCGGAAGAG GAAGATGATGAGGAGGTGCCCGAATCTGATGAGGACGGTTCGGATACGGGCTCCGAGAACA CTTTTGCTATAGGTCAAAATTTACTGGGTTTCCCCCTGCTTCGTAACCTTCATGGCTCGGACAACGATGACGAAGATCTGGATGAGGACGACGATGATGGAGAGCCGCTGGACTCCGATGACGATagtgacgacgacgacggctCCGACAATGGCGACGACGATGGCGACTTTGATGTGCTGGAATACTTCGATAGAAGCAGCTCAGACG ATTGA
- the CG10321 gene encoding uncharacterized protein, isoform A gives MDRKKVLELDKICRLCISERKEMRPLFSEKVPEMLMDCTSVRVEPTEGWPDKICVQCVHAVSRNHAFKTLVERSDKELREYIRGLTVALVMEEQQQQEAANAKQQLQLERKQQRQLQKQQKILEEQLQQQIVQQQQHQPPAKPKLKPLLRKGSRQQKQRHLEAAPAPQSVPQPAPQPQMQLMQEHAPQQPTMQQQIQQIHMPTLQPAPAQLLSAAGATTTMPQQILLPNGQLITTAQIVAPQLAQIISTAPQSTTNGQATAAQSQFLPQLLQTPNGQTLQIVQQPNGTQTLQLVQLVPQRSLAPTGVTTVTTTTNATDMGQHVGASLGDADVQLLEDGCEVEDEELEDVYEQLDSKADHSFETIVLDDDQQQDFLKDHHEHHQVMINEDLTQSESQDHEYFDDLDQQQAMDEIEDEEEQMKPEEDQDTFIIEEIQLEDDEMLDDPDGEEIDQDCEYIGEEQDPHLSGDVDDDLEYSIMEPPDGETSVDIDQAFMDSEQSHHQQHQEEMQSISLENAVVEFSQATTTTEALVGPTMTVSSASPTPKRAKRSNHQIPAGVTLEPCDHQPPAAGSTTSSKLAAANSRQLVQTASVIAAAGADDNYEIDANLVTEFIRQHTSPLGSGRYICHLCSTEFRQFKGLQNHMHSHTNWIRANCKKQPQCQICLKSFKGPGMLRMHMKTHDAESSTPMCTICNRTFKSKAILYRHRQTHQQRAYCCGVANCRKNFSSAVNLKWHVERKHPEVVDPLFKCGECGSLYDNVDSLQLHVESTDHSAEVQISGQDDAFSGAVSIVSNGTTDMSNMMATGQGTTLAGGTGDTHAVVMGSSGEVYFVTQA, from the coding sequence ATGGATCGCAAGAAGGTCCTGGAGCTTGACAAGATCTGCCGCCTGTGCATCTCGGAGCGCAAGGAGATGCGCCCGCTGTTCAGCGAAAAGGTGCCCGAAATGCTGATGGACTGTACCAGCGTGCGGGTGGAGCCCACGGAGGGCTGGCCGGACAAGATCTGCGTGCAGTGCGTCCACGCCGTAAGCCGGAATCACGCCTTCAAGACGCTCGTCGAGCGCAGCGACAAGGAGCTGCGCGAGTATATCCGCGGTCTTACCGTGGCACTGGTaatggaggagcagcagcagcaggaggcggCAAACGCTAAGCAGCAGCTTCAGCTGGAGCGGAAGCAACAGCGACAGCTGCAGAAGCAACAGAAAATCCTCGAGGAGCAACTCCAGCAGCAGATagtccagcagcaacagcatcagccTCCTGCCAAACCAAAACTGAAGCCGCTGCTCCGCAAGGGCTCCCGCCAGCAGAAGCAGAGGCATTTGGAGGCCGCACCAGCACCACAGTCAGTCCCGCAGCCCGCCCCTCAGCCACAGATGCAATTAATGCAGGAACATGCGCCGCAACAGCCCACTATGCAGCAGCAGATCCAGCAGATTCATATGCCCACACTTCAGCCTGCTCCCGCCCAGCTACTGTCCGCTGCCGGTGCCACCACGACTATGCCGCAGCAGATCCTGTTGCCCAACGGCCAATTGATAACGACTGCTCAGATTGTAGCGCCGCAGTTGGCGCAGATCATCAGCACAGCGCCGCAGTCAACGACTAATGGTCAGGCCACCGCTGCGCAATCGCAATTCCTGCCACAGCTTCTACAGACGCCGAACGGACAGACGTTGCAGATTGTTCAGCAGCCCAATGGCACGCAGACCCTGCAGCTGGTTCAACTTGTGCCGCAACGCAGTTTGGCTCCGACCGGAGTCACGACAGTGACCACAACTACCAACGCCACGGATATGGGTCAGCATGTAGGCGCTTCTCTCGGTGATGCCGACGTGCAGTTGCTGGAGGACGGCTGTGAGGTGGAAGACGAGGAACTGGAAGATGTGTACGAGCAACTGGATAGCAAGGCAGATCACAGCTTTGAGACTATTGTACTGGACGACGATCAGCAGCAGGACTTCCTAAAGGACCACCACGAGCACCACCAAGTAATGATCAACGAGGATCTCACGCAGAGTGAAAGCCAAGACCATGAGTACTTCGACGATTTGGACCAACAGCAAGCAATGGACGAGATAGAAGACGAGGAGGAGCAAATGAAGCCCGAAGAGGACCAGGATACGTTCATAATCGAGGAGATTCAGCTGGAGGATGACGAGATGCTCGATGATCCGGATGGGGAGGAAATCGACCAGGATTGTGAGTACATCGGTGAGGAACAGGATCCGCATTTGTCCGGCGACGTAGACGACGATCTGGAGTATTCCATTATGGAGCCGCCGGATGGCGAGACAAGTGTGGACATTGACCAGGCATTCATGGATTCTGAGCAGtcgcatcatcagcagcaccaAGAAGAGATGCAGAGCATATCACTGGAGAACGCTGTTGTAGAGTTCAGCCAGGCCACAACTACAACGGAAGCCCTGGTGGGTCCCACTATGACCGTCAGCTCGGCCAGTCCGACGCCAAAGCGAGCCAAGCGAAGTAACCACCAAATTCCAGCCGGTGTGACTCTGGAACCCTGCGACCACCAACCACCTGCCGCTGGATCAACGACCAGCAGCAAGCTGGCCGCAGCCAACTCTCGCCAGTTGGTGCAGACGGCCAGCGTGATTGCAGCCGCCGGTGCGGACGACAACTACGAAATAGATGCTAATCTGGTAACTGAGTTCATACGACAGCACACCTCGCCTCTGGGATCTGGGAGATACATTTGTCACCTGTGCAGCACCGAGTTCCGGCAGTTCAAGGGCCTGCAGAACCACATGCACTCCCACACCAACTGGATACGGGCCAATTGCAAGAAACAGCCGCAGTGCCAGATCTGCCTAAAGAGCTTTAAGGGCCCAGGAATGCTGCGGATGCACATGAAGACGCACGACGCTGAATCCAGCACACCGATGTGCACCATTTGCAATCGAACCTTCAAGTCCAAGGCGATCTTGTACAGGCACAGACAGACGCACCAGCAGAGAGCGTATTGCTGCGGCGTGGCCAACTGCCGAAAGAACTTCTCGTCCGCGGTGAACCTCAAGTGGCACGTAGAACGCAAGCATCCGGAGGTTGTGGATCCGCTGTTCAAGTGCGGCGAGTGCGGATCTTTGTACGACAACGTGGACTCACTGCAGCTGCATGTGGAGAGCACGGATCACAGTGCAGAGGTGCAGATCAGTGGCCAGGACGATGCTTTCAGCGGGGCGGTAAGCATCGTCAGCAACGGCACCACCGACATGTCGAACATGATGGCAACCGGCCAGGGTACGACTTTGGCCGGCGGCACGGGCGATACCCACGCCGTGGTCATGGGCTCATCCGGCGAGGTGTACTTCGTGACGCAGGCGTAG